A stretch of Clostridia bacterium DNA encodes these proteins:
- a CDS encoding acyl carrier protein — translation MKTSEKIISIATEQLEVDFSEMPLDTDLTSLDVDSLDLVELIMAIEQEFEIEISDEEIEEITSLEAAINLVEGKIKE, via the coding sequence ATGAAAACTAGCGAAAAAATTATTTCTATTGCAACGGAACAGTTGGAAGTTGACTTTTCAGAAATGCCATTAGATACTGACCTCACATCATTGGATGTGGATTCACTAGATTTAGTGGAATTAATTATGGCAATTGAGCAGGAGTTTGAAATTGAGATTTCTGATGAGGAAATAGAAGAGATAACCAGTTTAGAAGCTGCTATCAATCTAGTAGAAGGCAAAATCAAAGAATAA
- the plsX gene encoding phosphate acyltransferase PlsX gives MKIALDAFGGDFAPSEIVKGAVLAANQNTFIYLVGDETKLKKELSSYEANPYIEIVHASQNISMEEEPAKAVRQKRDSSIVVAAKLVGDKKADALVSAGSTGAQLAASIFYIGRIKGVKRPAICINYPTRKGMKLITDAGANPMANAEQIEQFAVMGSIYAKKVLHVDNPSVALINNGTEDKKGTDTTKEAFERMKTNENLNFIGNIEGKDIPLGEVDVMVCDGFTGNIVLKLSEGLSKTLFSLIKESLLSKWYRKIGAMLIKGGLVNIKKSLDSTEYGGAPLLGVDGVSIICHGSSNAKAIVSAINATHAAVEAGYVDEMKEQFKN, from the coding sequence ATGAAGATAGCGTTAGACGCATTTGGTGGCGATTTTGCTCCGTCTGAGATTGTTAAAGGAGCCGTGTTAGCTGCTAACCAGAATACATTTATCTATTTGGTAGGTGATGAAACCAAGCTGAAGAAAGAACTTTCTAGTTACGAAGCAAACCCTTACATAGAAATTGTGCATGCTTCACAAAACATATCTATGGAAGAGGAACCTGCCAAAGCAGTAAGACAAAAAAGAGATTCTTCCATCGTGGTTGCCGCCAAATTAGTAGGCGACAAGAAGGCAGATGCACTTGTATCTGCAGGAAGTACTGGAGCACAGCTAGCAGCATCGATATTCTATATCGGGAGAATTAAAGGCGTTAAGCGACCAGCCATCTGTATTAACTATCCCACACGAAAAGGGATGAAATTAATTACAGACGCGGGCGCGAATCCAATGGCAAATGCTGAACAAATTGAGCAGTTCGCAGTCATGGGATCTATTTATGCCAAAAAGGTTTTACACGTTGATAATCCTAGTGTTGCCTTGATCAACAATGGAACTGAAGATAAAAAAGGTACCGACACTACAAAAGAAGCTTTTGAGAGAATGAAAACCAATGAGAACTTAAATTTTATTGGAAACATAGAAGGTAAAGATATACCGTTGGGCGAAGTTGACGTTATGGTTTGCGATGGCTTTACCGGCAATATTGTCCTTAAGCTGTCTGAAGGTCTATCGAAGACCCTGTTTTCTTTGATTAAAGAAAGTCTACTTTCTAAGTGGTATCGGAAAATTGGTGCCATGCTTATTAAAGGTGGCCTAGTAAATATTAAGAAGAGCTTAGATTCAACAGAATACGGTGGAGCACCTTTGCTTGGAGTAGATGGAGTCAGCATTATATGCCACGGCTCTTCAAATGCCAAAGCAATTGTGAGCGCTATCAATGCAACACACGCAGCTGTAGAGGCTGGGTATGTAGACGAGATGAAAGAACAGTTTAAGAATTAA
- a CDS encoding DNA-binding protein, with product MLEERMKIINYLDAYNPLLTEHQKETMGLYYLQDLSLGEISDNMQISRQAVHDVIKRTTKALIEYEKKLGVVKKQETTKKHLSNVIDNLETGLPKQVEYAMLMLKKIRDDF from the coding sequence ATGCTTGAAGAAAGAATGAAAATAATTAACTATCTCGATGCATATAACCCGTTGCTCACAGAGCACCAAAAAGAGACCATGGGCTTGTACTATCTTCAGGACTTATCTTTAGGTGAAATATCAGATAATATGCAGATTAGTCGACAAGCTGTACATGATGTAATCAAGAGAACTACCAAGGCTTTAATTGAGTACGAAAAAAAGTTGGGTGTAGTGAAGAAACAAGAAACAACCAAAAAGCATTTATCCAACGTTATTGACAACTTAGAAACAGGGTTGCCCAAACAGGTGGAATATGCAATGCTGATGCTAAAAAAAATAAGAGATGATTTTTAG
- the smc gene encoding chromosome segregation protein SMC, with translation MFLKKFELHGFKSFADKTDLDFKDGISTIVGPNGSGKSNISDAILWVMGEQRMKSLRGAKVEDIIFSGSDTRKPLGMAAVSITMNNEEGVLPLPYEEVTVTRKAFRSGESEFYINKTPCRLKDIQTLFNDTGIGRDSFAMIGQGRVNEIIMAKPEDRRAMIEELAGIVKYRNRKNEALRKIANTESNLVRVMDIISELSVNLEPLSDEAQKAQTFLDIKDELDDLDINLLVRDIENGQKDKDDLSARIARMEEETAALEANIAQEEATFETERLSLDAINEELSKKQAQLYELKSTSTQLSGQLELSETMLDNLRNRKEKLEEEESWQSKKIENLNSIHQEKIEVHNKLKALLEEKSNEQHLLQNRVQFLFDKKKEKEESIDSLNGKSLDEIQYLASLRNEYNKVVYDKQATLTREDKNKEEAKKIKKQIEQLETQSNDLSNVVNQLDTEYRSLSTDLGKQKLDADTYRKKSEQMGLLLGQKQRELHEVESKKKVLEDIQKEHEGYYFGVKSVLRAKQAGEKGFNLIHGVVADLIKIDKSYLRAIETALGNSIQDLIVESQEAAKQTISYLKKSKGGRATFLPLDTIVPRTLRDKNRNVLELDGILGTANELVEHDPKIRTAIDYLLGSVLVAKDLDVAAKASRLANQSLKIVTLDGDVIHPGGSMSGGQQDNKRSSILSRNIEIQELKKSIEKIQREIGKGNIAFEKLANTIGELDSSVETISAKRREREELLFQKRQELDFLNRNLKAKKESLELYSLDGQDLSSQKQELLRSEEELEEKIRICTSRTEEFDAELSKLQNEYKQCLEQIEVAKDEQNKANIEFASLQEKESGMKDALSVYYGQTEEINGRLEQLVEEKNSLIVSMQEHEEKLVQFNENIEHLGSTIEDLTFEMQDKNKEKDALADSIKSKATGSKELRKILAEKNKILNADNVKMAKRESDLENKLKRLEERHEVSYEEALQKKRDIEDLKSAEKRLKELKREMAFLGTVNLASIDEYTRVKERYDFLSKQESDLRDSIEKLGKVISEIDGVMVERFKDSFDKIAISFKESFHSLFGGGDASLFLTDPDDLLNTGVDIEARPPGKGLKNMNLLSGGEKALTAISLLFAFLKIKPSPFCVLDEIDAALDEVNVNNFSNYLREFSGETQFVVISHRQGTIENSDSLFGVTMDKKSGITKMVSVRLAEAEEVKSEAKELQ, from the coding sequence ATGTTTTTAAAAAAATTCGAGTTACACGGTTTTAAATCTTTTGCCGATAAGACAGATCTGGATTTCAAAGATGGTATCTCGACGATTGTCGGACCAAATGGTAGTGGGAAAAGTAATATCAGTGATGCAATCCTTTGGGTTATGGGCGAACAAAGAATGAAATCTCTTCGTGGTGCGAAGGTAGAGGATATAATTTTTTCTGGTAGCGATACCCGTAAACCTTTGGGTATGGCAGCTGTATCAATTACGATGAATAACGAAGAGGGTGTACTGCCGCTACCCTATGAAGAAGTTACGGTAACTAGAAAAGCCTTTCGCTCAGGGGAAAGTGAATTCTACATCAACAAGACACCATGCCGTCTGAAGGACATCCAAACTCTATTCAATGATACGGGAATTGGAAGGGATTCTTTTGCCATGATTGGTCAAGGTCGTGTCAATGAAATTATCATGGCGAAACCAGAGGATCGCCGTGCAATGATTGAAGAATTGGCTGGTATCGTAAAATATCGAAATCGAAAAAATGAAGCTTTACGAAAAATAGCCAATACCGAATCGAATTTAGTACGTGTTATGGACATTATTTCTGAGCTGAGCGTAAATTTGGAGCCACTAAGTGATGAAGCGCAAAAAGCGCAAACTTTTCTGGACATAAAGGATGAACTAGATGATTTAGATATTAATCTATTGGTTCGAGATATTGAAAATGGTCAAAAAGATAAGGATGATCTTTCGGCACGAATTGCTCGCATGGAAGAAGAAACTGCGGCACTAGAAGCCAATATTGCCCAAGAAGAAGCTACTTTTGAAACAGAAAGGCTTTCTCTCGACGCGATTAATGAAGAACTATCTAAAAAACAAGCACAACTATATGAACTTAAAAGTACCTCTACCCAACTGAGTGGTCAGTTGGAATTAAGTGAAACCATGCTGGACAATTTGCGTAATCGAAAAGAAAAACTGGAAGAAGAAGAAAGCTGGCAAAGCAAAAAGATAGAGAATCTTAACAGCATTCACCAAGAAAAGATAGAAGTACACAATAAGCTTAAGGCATTATTGGAAGAAAAATCTAATGAACAGCATCTGTTGCAGAATCGCGTACAGTTTTTATTTGATAAAAAGAAAGAAAAGGAAGAATCGATTGATTCCCTAAACGGGAAATCACTAGACGAAATACAATATTTGGCAAGTTTGCGAAATGAATACAATAAAGTTGTTTACGATAAACAGGCTACTTTAACACGAGAAGATAAAAATAAAGAGGAAGCCAAAAAGATTAAAAAACAGATAGAGCAATTGGAAACACAAAGCAATGACCTATCTAATGTTGTGAATCAACTGGATACAGAGTATCGTAGTTTGAGCACAGACTTAGGCAAGCAAAAGCTTGATGCTGACACATATCGTAAAAAGTCAGAACAGATGGGACTCTTGTTAGGACAAAAACAGCGAGAACTACATGAAGTTGAATCTAAGAAAAAAGTCTTAGAGGATATCCAAAAAGAACATGAAGGCTATTATTTTGGAGTCAAATCTGTGCTAAGGGCAAAGCAGGCTGGTGAAAAAGGCTTTAATCTTATACATGGGGTAGTTGCTGATCTGATTAAGATTGATAAGAGCTATCTTAGAGCCATTGAGACAGCATTAGGAAATTCGATTCAAGACTTGATTGTAGAAAGTCAAGAAGCAGCAAAACAAACAATAAGTTATCTCAAAAAGAGCAAGGGCGGTCGGGCTACATTTTTGCCTTTGGATACCATTGTGCCAAGAACACTGCGAGATAAAAACAGGAATGTTTTGGAGTTAGACGGTATTTTAGGTACAGCCAATGAGTTAGTGGAACATGATCCTAAGATTCGTACTGCAATTGACTATCTATTAGGATCTGTCTTAGTAGCGAAAGACCTTGATGTGGCTGCAAAAGCTTCAAGATTAGCCAATCAATCACTTAAGATTGTAACCTTAGACGGTGATGTAATTCATCCTGGTGGCTCTATGAGTGGTGGACAGCAAGATAATAAGCGTTCTAGTATTTTGAGCCGAAACATTGAAATACAAGAACTCAAAAAATCAATTGAAAAAATACAGCGCGAGATTGGTAAGGGCAACATTGCTTTTGAAAAGCTCGCCAATACAATTGGAGAATTAGATAGCTCTGTTGAAACGATTAGCGCAAAAAGACGTGAACGAGAGGAACTGCTCTTTCAAAAACGTCAGGAATTGGATTTTTTAAATCGTAATCTTAAAGCCAAAAAGGAATCGTTGGAGCTCTATTCCTTAGACGGTCAGGACTTGTCTAGTCAAAAGCAAGAGCTACTGCGGAGTGAAGAGGAATTAGAAGAGAAAATTCGTATTTGTACATCTCGCACTGAAGAGTTTGATGCTGAATTGAGCAAGCTGCAAAATGAATACAAGCAATGCTTAGAACAGATTGAAGTAGCTAAAGATGAGCAAAATAAGGCAAATATCGAATTTGCATCTTTACAAGAAAAAGAATCTGGCATGAAGGATGCCTTATCCGTCTACTATGGACAAACAGAAGAAATAAATGGTCGACTAGAACAGTTAGTAGAAGAAAAAAACAGTCTTATCGTTAGCATGCAAGAGCATGAAGAAAAGTTGGTTCAATTCAATGAAAATATTGAGCATCTAGGCAGTACCATAGAAGACCTAACTTTTGAAATGCAGGATAAAAACAAGGAAAAAGATGCACTAGCGGATTCTATAAAAAGTAAGGCGACTGGTAGTAAAGAACTACGCAAGATTTTAGCAGAGAAAAATAAAATACTGAATGCAGACAATGTTAAAATGGCAAAACGGGAAAGTGATTTAGAGAATAAACTGAAGCGTTTAGAGGAACGGCATGAAGTTTCATATGAAGAAGCTTTGCAAAAGAAACGAGATATTGAAGATTTAAAGAGTGCTGAAAAAAGATTGAAAGAGTTAAAACGGGAGATGGCTTTCCTAGGAACTGTTAATTTGGCCTCCATAGATGAGTATACTCGTGTCAAAGAACGGTATGATTTTTTAAGTAAGCAAGAATCTGATTTGCGTGATTCTATTGAAAAATTGGGCAAAGTAATTTCTGAAATAGATGGTGTTATGGTAGAACGCTTTAAGGATAGTTTTGATAAAATTGCGATATCCTTTAAAGAATCCTTCCACAGCCTATTTGGTGGAGGAGATGCATCACTATTTTTGACTGATCCAGATGATTTATTGAACACAGGGGTAGATATTGAAGCCAGACCTCCTGGTAAGGGGCTGAAAAACATGAACCTTTTGTCAGGTGGAGAAAAGGCCTTAACGGCAATATCACTTTTGTTTGCATTTTTGAAGATAAAACCCTCTCCCTTCTGTGTTCTTGACGAGATTGATGCTGCATTAGATGAAGTGAATGTAAATAATTTTTCAAATTATTTGAGAGAGTTTTCTGGTGAAACTCAGTTTGTGGTTATCTCCCATAGACAGGGAACCATTGAAAATTCAGATTCCTTATTTGGGGTTACGATGGATAAGAAATCAGGAATTACCAAAATGGTATCTGTTAGATTGGCTGAAGCAGAAGAAGTAAAAAGCGAAGCAAAGGAGTTACAATGA
- the rpsP gene encoding 30S ribosomal protein S16, with amino-acid sequence MATKIRLKRLGAKKTPFYRIVVADSRAPRDGRFIEEIGYFNPISEPNELKIDEEKALKWLSTGAQPSETVKSLLKKSGVWKQYKK; translated from the coding sequence ATGGCAACTAAAATTAGACTGAAAAGATTAGGCGCGAAAAAAACACCATTCTATAGAATCGTGGTCGCTGACTCTAGAGCTCCAAGAGACGGACGCTTCATCGAGGAAATTGGATATTTCAACCCGATTAGTGAACCCAATGAACTGAAGATTGATGAGGAAAAAGCTTTGAAATGGTTATCCACTGGCGCACAGCCATCTGAAACTGTTAAATCTCTTCTCAAAAAATCCGGCGTTTGGAAGCAATATAAGAAGTAG
- the trmD gene encoding tRNA (guanosine(37)-N1)-methyltransferase TrmD, producing the protein MIFDVLTLFPSLFDNFRNESLIQKAIENGILEIRTTNFRDYTYDRHNTVDDYPFGGGSGMLLKPEPIFMAHADLMQKTEASKTRTIYMSPSGTTLNHQKVIELTNYDHLVILCGRYEGVDQRVIDKLVDEEISIGDYVLFGGELPAMVLIEAISRQLEGVLGNNESLLSESFSNGLLEYPQYTKPREYCGLKVPEVLLSGNHKAIAQWKKEKSLEKTKERRPDLLLKIKKQ; encoded by the coding sequence ATGATTTTTGATGTATTGACATTATTCCCTAGCCTTTTTGATAATTTCAGAAATGAAAGTCTGATACAAAAGGCAATAGAAAATGGAATCCTAGAAATCAGAACAACAAACTTTCGTGATTATACGTACGATAGGCATAATACAGTAGACGATTACCCTTTTGGCGGCGGTTCTGGTATGCTTTTAAAGCCTGAACCAATTTTCATGGCTCATGCGGATTTAATGCAGAAAACAGAAGCGTCAAAGACACGAACTATTTACATGTCTCCTAGCGGTACAACGCTGAATCATCAAAAAGTTATTGAGTTAACAAACTATGACCATCTGGTGATTCTTTGTGGCAGATATGAGGGCGTGGACCAAAGAGTAATTGATAAACTAGTAGATGAAGAAATATCAATTGGTGATTATGTACTCTTCGGTGGTGAGCTACCAGCTATGGTGCTTATCGAAGCAATCAGTCGACAATTAGAAGGTGTTTTAGGCAATAATGAAAGTCTGTTGAGTGAAAGCTTTAGCAATGGTTTGCTGGAGTATCCTCAATACACAAAGCCTAGAGAATATTGTGGACTTAAGGTTCCCGAAGTATTGCTAAGTGGTAACCACAAAGCTATCGCACAATGGAAAAAAGAAAAATCGCTAGAAAAAACCAAAGAAAGAAGACCAGATCTTCTTTTGAAAATCAAGAAGCAATAG
- a CDS encoding KH domain-containing protein, with protein MEKLVETIAKSLVNQPEEVHVNTVQKDDLTIIELRVADDDMGKVIGKQGRIAKAIRSVVKAAAIKKNLKVNVDIIED; from the coding sequence ATGGAAAAACTCGTTGAAACCATTGCAAAATCATTGGTGAATCAACCAGAAGAAGTCCATGTGAATACGGTTCAAAAAGACGACCTAACCATAATTGAACTTAGAGTAGCTGACGATGACATGGGAAAAGTCATTGGTAAACAAGGCCGAATTGCGAAAGCGATTCGCTCGGTTGTTAAAGCTGCGGCCATCAAAAAGAATCTTAAGGTCAACGTAGACATTATTGAGGATTAG
- the rimM gene encoding 16S rRNA processing protein RimM gives MDKAVIAQIVNTHGVKGEVKVLPLMDSPEMVLHYDRFYLENESGELHVLRARLHKQMLLIEFKEIDTMDKAESFKGKYLTIPKSELPALKKGSYYLHDLEGISVYTDEDEYLGKIDSILETGSRNVFSVLDEENKEILLPNIEDVVLNIDLESQRMVVHLMPGLRD, from the coding sequence ATGGATAAAGCAGTCATAGCCCAAATTGTGAATACACATGGTGTGAAAGGTGAGGTCAAAGTTCTTCCGCTGATGGACTCTCCGGAAATGGTGTTACACTATGACCGGTTCTATCTAGAAAATGAAAGTGGCGAGCTTCATGTGCTACGCGCTAGACTTCACAAACAGATGCTTCTTATCGAATTTAAAGAGATAGACACCATGGACAAAGCAGAATCTTTTAAAGGAAAATATCTCACCATTCCCAAGAGTGAGTTGCCTGCTTTAAAAAAAGGATCCTATTATCTGCATGATTTGGAAGGGATTTCAGTCTATACAGATGAGGATGAGTACCTTGGAAAAATAGATTCGATATTAGAGACTGGTTCAAGAAATGTTTTTTCAGTGTTGGATGAAGAGAATAAAGAAATTCTATTGCCTAACATAGAAGATGTAGTGCTGAACATAGATCTTGAGAGTCAACGGATGGTTGTTCATCTGATGCCCGGTTTGCGGGATTAG
- the ffh gene encoding signal recognition particle protein — protein MAIFSNLTEKLQHAFAGLRKKGKLSEDDVKAALKEVQIALLEADVNYKVVKQFIKDLREKSIGKDILESLTPAQQVIKLVNEELTKLMGGEKSSITLASTAPTVIMMCGLQGAGKSTTCAKLANHFKSQNRKVLLAACDIYRPAAIKQLQVLGESLEIPVFTLGENTNPVDIAKGAVEKAKKSALDIVIIDTAGRLHLDVEMMNELVEIKKAVHPHEILLAVDAMTGQDALNVAETFDKELGINGILMTKMDGDARGGAAISAKAVTGKPIKFMGTGEKITDLEVFHPERMASRILGMGDVLTLIEKAQENFDEKKALELEEKIRNSTFTLDDFLEQMESMKNMGSMEDIMGMIPGMNKQMKNVQVDERQMVRNKAIIQSMTKEERNDPQMINASRRKRIARGSGTSVQQVNVLLKQFKETQKMMKRIGQMGKGKMPKIPGLF, from the coding sequence ATGGCTATATTTTCAAATTTAACAGAAAAACTACAACACGCCTTTGCAGGCTTGCGAAAAAAAGGGAAGCTAAGTGAAGACGATGTAAAAGCTGCCTTAAAAGAAGTTCAAATTGCACTTCTTGAAGCGGATGTAAACTACAAAGTGGTGAAACAATTCATCAAGGATCTTAGAGAAAAGTCCATCGGTAAGGACATACTAGAAAGCCTTACACCAGCTCAGCAAGTAATCAAATTGGTGAATGAAGAATTGACAAAATTGATGGGTGGAGAAAAGTCATCCATTACTTTGGCTTCAACGGCTCCAACTGTTATCATGATGTGTGGATTACAAGGGGCTGGTAAATCAACGACCTGTGCGAAACTGGCTAATCATTTTAAAAGCCAAAATAGGAAGGTCCTACTTGCAGCCTGTGACATTTACCGTCCAGCTGCTATAAAACAGCTCCAAGTACTTGGAGAATCTTTGGAAATACCAGTATTTACATTGGGTGAAAACACCAATCCAGTTGACATTGCAAAAGGTGCTGTTGAAAAAGCAAAAAAATCAGCTTTAGACATCGTTATTATCGATACAGCTGGTAGACTCCATTTAGATGTGGAAATGATGAATGAGCTTGTTGAAATAAAAAAAGCAGTACACCCACATGAGATATTATTAGCAGTAGATGCTATGACAGGTCAAGATGCACTGAATGTCGCCGAGACCTTCGATAAGGAATTGGGTATCAACGGCATATTGATGACTAAAATGGATGGTGACGCTAGAGGCGGTGCAGCAATATCGGCTAAAGCGGTCACTGGCAAACCGATAAAGTTCATGGGGACTGGGGAGAAAATCACAGACTTAGAAGTTTTTCACCCAGAACGAATGGCCTCTCGTATCTTAGGCATGGGTGATGTGCTTACGCTTATTGAAAAGGCCCAAGAAAATTTTGATGAAAAAAAAGCGCTTGAATTGGAAGAAAAGATTCGCAATTCAACCTTTACTTTAGATGACTTTTTAGAGCAAATGGAAAGCATGAAAAACATGGGCTCCATGGAAGACATCATGGGTATGATTCCTGGAATGAATAAACAAATGAAAAATGTCCAGGTTGACGAAAGACAAATGGTTCGAAACAAGGCAATCATCCAGTCTATGACTAAGGAAGAAAGAAATGATCCTCAAATGATTAATGCAAGTAGGCGAAAAAGGATTGCCAGAGGAAGCGGTACGAGTGTACAACAGGTAAATGTATTGCTGAAACAGTTTAAAGAAACACAAAAAATGATGAAAAGAATCGGACAAATGGGAAAGGGCAAAATGCCCAAAATCCCTGGTCTGTTCTAA
- the ftsY gene encoding signal recognition particle-docking protein FtsY yields the protein MILDYLKKGLSKTREGFVGKIEELVTGYKKLDDDFFDELEEILIQADIGAVTSMELVERLKKEAHEQKIDDSSEAITLLKKQIERIMGHDSPHLNLQENGLTVILVVGVNGAGKTTSIGKIAYTLRQQGKKVVLAAGDTFRAAATEQLERWAEDVGASIIKQNEGADPASVAYDALQSAKAKNADVLLVDTAGRLHTKVNLMEEIKKIKRVLEREYPGAPHETLLVVDATTGQNAIEQAKLFNKATGITGIVLTKLDGSAKGGIVIPIADRLEIPVKLIGVGEGKDDLRQFSPKDYADTLFSK from the coding sequence ATGATATTAGATTATCTTAAGAAAGGGCTTTCTAAGACAAGAGAAGGCTTTGTTGGAAAAATTGAAGAATTGGTAACTGGATACAAAAAACTAGATGATGATTTTTTTGATGAATTAGAGGAGATACTAATCCAAGCAGATATTGGTGCTGTAACCAGCATGGAATTAGTTGAAAGGTTAAAGAAGGAAGCTCATGAACAAAAGATCGATGACAGTAGTGAAGCCATCACTTTACTGAAAAAGCAGATTGAACGTATTATGGGACACGACAGCCCACATCTAAATCTTCAAGAAAATGGCCTAACTGTAATTTTGGTCGTGGGTGTAAATGGGGCAGGTAAAACGACTTCGATAGGTAAAATAGCCTATACCTTAAGACAGCAGGGTAAAAAAGTGGTGCTGGCGGCAGGAGATACGTTTAGGGCCGCTGCCACAGAACAACTGGAGCGTTGGGCCGAGGATGTTGGGGCCAGTATCATAAAACAAAATGAAGGAGCTGATCCAGCTTCAGTGGCCTATGATGCCTTGCAGTCTGCCAAAGCCAAGAATGCAGATGTACTACTTGTAGATACTGCTGGTCGTTTGCATACGAAAGTCAACCTTATGGAAGAAATTAAAAAAATCAAACGAGTCTTAGAAAGAGAATACCCAGGCGCACCCCATGAAACCTTATTAGTAGTTGATGCAACTACCGGACAAAATGCAATAGAACAGGCAAAACTGTTTAACAAGGCTACTGGAATCACCGGTATTGTACTTACAAAACTGGACGGAAGTGCAAAGGGTGGTATTGTGATTCCGATTGCAGATAGGCTGGAAATACCCGTTAAACTGATAGGGGTGGGCGAGGGTAAGGATGATCTTCGACAGTTTTCACCAAAGGATTATGCTGACACCTTATTTTCAAAATAG
- the rpmF gene encoding 50S ribosomal protein L32, with amino-acid sequence MGVQKRRHSKARKNKRRSIWAQLTAPNLSECPQCHELRKPHRACPSCGYYNGKKVVEVETKKN; translated from the coding sequence ATGGGAGTACAAAAGAGAAGACATTCTAAAGCAAGAAAAAATAAGAGGCGTTCAATCTGGGCTCAACTGACGGCGCCAAACCTGTCGGAATGTCCACAGTGCCACGAGCTAAGAAAACCGCACAGAGCATGTCCATCTTGTGGATATTATAATGGAAAAAAAGTTGTAGAAGTTGAGACAAAGAAAAACTAG
- a CDS encoding DUF177 domain-containing protein encodes MELDISKIRSKSGSEKSIDFIQPVEDIAEKKIHFLQPVHFKGKIRNLDGTLYLDGEADILIERVCDRCLCAYKQSLTIRIEENFCPENKIIDDIDFLKTYNGNQLVLDRSIQDCVLLNTNMNSICKEDCKGICPTCGKDLNEGPCSCEKDTIDPRMEILKNLVSEE; translated from the coding sequence ATGGAATTGGATATTTCGAAAATCAGGAGTAAATCCGGGAGTGAAAAATCCATCGATTTTATTCAACCGGTGGAAGACATTGCAGAAAAAAAGATTCATTTTCTGCAACCAGTTCATTTCAAGGGCAAAATTCGGAATTTAGACGGCACATTGTATTTGGACGGTGAGGCGGATATTCTAATAGAACGTGTGTGTGACCGTTGTCTATGCGCTTACAAACAGTCTCTAACAATCCGAATTGAAGAAAACTTCTGCCCGGAGAACAAAATAATTGATGACATTGATTTCTTAAAGACGTATAATGGAAATCAGTTGGTATTGGACAGAAGCATACAAGATTGCGTTTTGTTGAATACAAACATGAATTCAATCTGCAAAGAGGACTGTAAAGGTATATGTCCTACGTGTGGAAAGGATTTAAATGAGGGTCCATGTTCCTGTGAAAAGGATACGATTGACCCAAGGATGGAAATACTAAAAAACCTCGTTTCAGAGGAATAG
- the rnc gene encoding ribonuclease III translates to MKDVKEKIWAELMQQIGLSEPSVEISQAFVHPTYALETGDIRHDNQRLEFLGDAVLGLIVGEMLYRDHPEMKEGELSSIRSVAVSEATLSNLARQLSFPELMLLGKGEERSGGRYRSSTLADAFEAFLGGIYVSAGFASAKDFLSPLMQPVLEEIITTGYKDPKTTLQEIVQSKYKKNISYRLLDERGPDHDKEFTCGVVWDEEIIALGRGKSKKEAQRQAAMVAIEYFNSQV, encoded by the coding sequence ATGAAAGACGTAAAAGAAAAGATATGGGCTGAACTGATGCAGCAAATTGGACTATCTGAACCAAGTGTAGAAATCAGTCAAGCATTTGTGCATCCCACATATGCGCTAGAAACAGGCGATATCAGGCATGACAATCAACGACTTGAGTTTCTCGGAGATGCTGTTTTAGGTCTCATTGTAGGAGAAATGCTTTATAGAGACCATCCAGAAATGAAAGAAGGCGAGCTATCTAGTATTCGCAGTGTGGCAGTATCTGAGGCAACACTGTCGAATCTCGCACGTCAGCTATCCTTTCCAGAGCTTATGCTTCTAGGTAAAGGTGAAGAACGTTCAGGTGGACGATACAGATCGTCGACGCTAGCAGATGCCTTTGAAGCCTTTCTTGGAGGCATATATGTATCGGCTGGATTTGCATCAGCAAAAGATTTTCTTTCACCCCTCATGCAACCGGTTCTAGAAGAAATTATCACTACTGGTTATAAAGACCCCAAAACAACTTTGCAAGAAATAGTCCAAAGCAAGTACAAGAAAAACATATCGTATCGGCTTTTGGATGAACGTGGACCGGACCATGATAAAGAGTTTACCTGCGGTGTCGTATGGGATGAAGAAATTATTGCCCTGGGTAGAGGAAAAAGCAAAAAAGAAGCACAGAGGCAGGCAGCTATGGTGGCCATCGAGTATTTCAATAGTCAAGTGTAG